The DNA segment ACGTTTTTCGTTCCCTTGCGCTTCTCGGCCAGCGCCGCGCCCACCGCGTGCGGGTACTGGGTGGCAATCGGGATGTAGAAGGGCAACACTTTCAGGTTCTCGGGCATGGCCCAGCCGTGCGGCGAGGTCCGCCAGTACGCCAGTGCCCGCGCAATGGGCAGGCCGAGGGTCAGGGCCGCGCCCGTATCGCGGTAGGTGGGAAACAGCCAGTCGTCGGCGGTCAGGGCGGCGGCGGTGCCCACCTGACTGGCCTCCATCCCTCCAAAGGGCGGAAAGACACCCAGGCGGCCCTGGCGGTACAGCACCCAGCCGCGCTCGTCAAAATGCCGCGCCCGGCGCATCTCGCGGTACAGGCGCAGGCGGGTTTCGGGGTCCGGCAATTCACCCGCACCTGTGCTGGTGCCGTCCGGGGCGATCAGTTGGAACATGTCCCCGGCCTGCTCGTAGGCGGCGGCAGCAGCGTCAAACGCGGCGTCGGTGGGATTGGGTTCGGGTTGAGGTTTGGGCCTTGACTGTTTTGGTTTGGACTGTTTGGATTCAGATGCGGAACGGGTCATGCAACCTCCGGTGGGGCGTGGGGACGAAGGAGAAAGGCCGCCCGGACATACTGGGGCGGCGCGCACGATAAGCGTTAAGGCGCGCGGCGCTGGTTGAGCAGGCGGCTGAGCTTGTGGGCTGTGGGCTTGGCAGGCGAGTACATCGGCAGAAAGCTCCAGTGGGAAAGACTTCGGTGCGCTCAGCCTAGCAGATGACCCCGGCGGCACCGAATGTTTCAGCGCCCACACGAGGTCAGGAAAAACAGAAAAAGAGACCCCACAGGGCCTCCTCTCAATTTCAATTTCAGATTGTCAGGATGCTCAGTCGCGTTCCAGCTTGATCTCCACGCCCTTGCCCTTGCGCTCTACCTTCAGTGAAGCCTCGTCGTCGCCCCGGCGGTAGTCGCTCTCGATCTTGTCGTTCTTGATCTTCAGCTTGGTCTGCACGTAGCCCTCGGCCTTCAGGCGCGCGGCGTAGCTGTCGTGCAGGGCGCGCAGGTCAGAGGGAGCGCTGACCACGGTCTGCCACTTGCGGGCGTTGCCCCAGGGGTTGCCGGGCTGCGTGGGCAGGGCAGGAACCGCCGCGCCCGTGCGGGCCACCACCTGGTAGAACGCCGTGGCGCTGTCCCAGGTGTTCTGCGGAACGGGGGTCACCACGATGCTCAGCGCCTGCGCCAGCCCCTGCTGACCCTTGACGTTCACGTCCGCAAAGCTGTTCTGCCCGCTCTTGAAGGTGGCGATCTGCTTCAGGTCCAGTTCGGTCTTGCTCGCCAGCGCCAGCACCTTGTTCAGGCCGTAGGGCGCGGCGATGTCGAAGGTGAAGGGATCGCCCGCCGCCGGAAACACCTTGACTGCATTGGCCTTCAGAAAGTTCGCGCCGCCCTGGTATTTGTTGGGCAGAATCAGGTCCACCTGACCGTTCGGGTCCACGTTGAACAGGTACACGTAGGCGTCCTGAGACACGCTGGCGTACAGGCGAATCCGCTCGCCGGGGGCGTAGGACGGCGTGCGTGTGCCGCTGGTGTCGCGGTCCGTCCAGACCTTGACATCCACCGTGGTCTGCACCGGATTGACGATGATGCTCTGCGCGCTGATCTTGGGTGCGGCCAGGGCTGGACCGCTGAGGCCAGCCGCCAGCGCAACGCTGAGGCCGAGGGCGATCTTGACCAGTGTTGACTTAGACAGTGTTGATTTGATGGGCAAGGGGAAAGTTTTCATACCCTGAGTGTCGGACGCGGTGATGATCCGGGGCTGACCTGCGCGGTCATCTGGCGCACACCATGTCGTGGCGGGTCAAAGGGAACGGGGCCAGACAGTGTCGTGAATGCGGCCCGGTTGCTGAAAAGTGGCTTGGCTTTCCACTGACGCGTGCCTCAGCAAAACTCTATGAATGGGTGCGGCAGATCCGCCTCTTGCCCCCGACCTACGGCCCCCGCAGACATGCGCTGGAGATTGATCCAGAATATTTGTCAAAAAAGCTGTTCAATTTTGACCGAACGGGCGGGCAAGCGTCCTCTCTACGAGCTGTAACAGTCATGGTCGTCTGTTCTGCCCAGGACAGTGAGTGAATTTCGCTGAGTATCTGGGACTGGTACAGCTCCGAAGGAGAGAATGGAAGCATCAGGAGTCTCTTTTCCTGGCGCTGTACTTCGGACAGGTGCCCTAATTCACGTCGGCAACGTCGGCCAGCAGTTCGGCCAGTTGTTCCTTGGCGCGGAAGACCCGGCTCTTGGCCGTGCCCACCGCCACACCCTGAATGCGGGCGATGTCCTCGTAGGGCATGTCCTCCACGAAGCGCAGCACCACGGCCTCGCGGTAATCGTCGGGCAGCTTCAGCAGGGCGCGCTGCACGCGGTCCTGGGCGTCGGCACTCTCGGCGGCGCGCACCGGGGAACGCGCCTCAGAGGTGACCTCGAAACCGATGTCCTCGCGCGCCTGCTCCAGACTGAAGCGCTGCAACTGCTTGCGGCGGTGGGACTCGATCTGGGTGTTGCGCGCCACCTGATACAGCCACGGCAGCACCCGCTCGCCGGGCCGGAAGGTGCGGATGCTGCGCCACGCGCGGTAAAAAACTTCCTGCGTCAGGTCCAGGGCGTCGTCGGGATTGCCCTCCAGGCGGTATAGATACCCGTACATGCGGCCCTCGTACTCCTGCACGAAGGCGTACCACGTGGCCTCGTCACCCGCCGTCAGCCGGGAAAGCAACTCCGGCGAGACGACATCAGGGGCGGCGACAGGTGGAGCGGCAGGATCGGGCGGCGAGGTCACGTCCCTCACACCATACCGTCCTGGCGGGCGGCGGCGCGTCCTCCTTCTGGACGGTGTGGCTGCGGGGGCCGCCTCCAAGCCGGGTCCAGGGCATTCGCGCTAGGATGCCGCACTGAAAGGCCCCGTGATGACTGCGACTTCAACCCCCATACCCCCCACCGACCCCGGCTTCCTTGACGCCCTGCGCCCTCTGCTGCCCGAGCTGAGCGTGGGCGCGCTGCTGGGTTTTGCCACCGCGCTGGCCGTGAAAGCCGTGGGGCGTTTTGTGCTGATCATCGTGGGCCTGCTGTTCATCGCACTGCAACTGCTGGCGTATTTCGACATCGTCACCATCAACTGGTTGCACCTGCAATCGGTGGCTGAACCCGCGCTGAAGCAGGGGGGCGAGCAGGGGGCCGCGTGGTTTCAGCGCGTGTTGCTGGCGAACCTGCCTTTCGCCGGGGCGTTCACGGCGGGCTTTTTACTGGGACTGCGAATACGGATTTAGGCGCACGCGCAGTCAGGTTCGGCGCTCACTCCCCATCTGCCGTCCCCACACCGATTGATTAGCGACGGTCCCGATACCGCCGAATCAGCGTGTTGGTGCTGCTGTCATGCTCCAGCTCTGGCTCCACACCTGCTTTCAGTTCCGGCACGATCTTCCCGGCCAGCACCTTGCCCAGTTCAACGCCCCACTGGTCAAAGGAATTGATGTTCCACACGGCCCCCTGCACGAAGACCTTGTGTTCGTACAGGGCAATCAATGCGCCCAGCGTGCGCGGCGTCAGTTTATCGGCCAGCAGGGTATTGGTGGGCCGGTTGCCGTCGAAGACGCGGTGCGGGGCCAGCGCTGGGTCCACGCCCTCGGCCAGCACGGCGTCCAGCGACTTGCCAAAGGCCAGCGCCTCGGTCTGCGCGAAAACATTGGCCATCAGCAGGTCGTGGTGGGGCGGACCATCCGGCGTGGGCAGCGGATTGAGGGTCTGGCAGAAGCCGATGAAGTCGCAGGGAATCAGCTTGGTGCCCTGGTGGATCAACTGGTAAAAGGCGTGCTGGCCATTGGTCCCCGGCTGGCCCCAGATCACCTGCCCAGTCTGGTAATCCACCGCCTGTCCGTCCAGGGTGATGTGCTTGCCGTTGCTCTCCATGTCCAGTTGTTGCAGGTAAGCCGGGAAGAATTGCAGGTACTGGTCATACGGCAGCACGGCATGGGACTGCGCATCGAAGAAATTGTTGTACCAGACGCCCAGCATCCCCATCAGCACCGGGAGATTGCTTTCCAGCGGCGCGGTGCGGAAGTGTTCGTCCATGTCATGGAATCCGGCCAGCAGTTCGGTGAAGCCGTCCGGGCCAATGGCGAGCATCAGACTCAGGCCAATGGCGCTGTCCATGCTGTAGCGCCCGCCCACCCAGTCCCAGAACCCGAACATATTGGCGGTGTCGATGCCGAATTTCTGCACGGCGTCGGCGTTGGTGGAGACGGCTACGAAATGACGGGCGACAGCAGCGTCATCGTTCAGCGCCGCCAGCAGCCACGCGCGGGCCGAGGACGCGTTCGCCATCGTCTCTTGCGTGGTGAAGGTCTTGGAACTGACGATGAACAGCGTCTCGGCAGGGTCCAGATCGCGGGTCTTTTCCACCAGATCGGTGCCGTCCACGTTGGACACGAAGCGCACGGTCAGGTCACGCTGGGCGTAGTGCTTGAGCGCCTCGTAGGCCATCACTGGGCCCAGATCGCTGCCACCGATGCCGATGTTGACGATATTTCTAATCGGCTTGCCTGTGAAGCCTGCCCACTGTCCGCCGCGCACCAAGTCGGCAAACTTCGCCATGCGGTCCAGCACTTCATGTACATCCGGCACGACATTATCTCCGTCCACCATCACGGTTGCGCCGCGTGGCTGGCGCAGAGCGGTGTGCAGCACGGCGCGATTCTCGGTGACGTTGATGCGCTGGCCCGCGAACATGGCGTCGCGTTTGACCTCTACTCCGGTTTCATGCGCCAACGCCAGCAGCAGCTCCAGGGTCTCGTCTGTCACACGGTTCTTGCTGTAATCCAGATAAAGACCCGCGCCCTCGGCATTCAGGCGTTCGCCGCGCCGGTCATCGCCTGCAAACAGGTCAGCCAGCAGGGTGTCTTTCATCATCCGGTAGTGGCTAGTTAAAGCCGTCCAGGCGGGCATTTCGGTCAGGCGGGTGGACATGGAGAACCTCCGTGGGCAGGGGTGGGGGGCGGCAGAAACAGGGCGGTCTGAAACAGTCCACCGGAGCATAGCGCCCACCTCTGGGCCGGGGCCGGGGGCGTTCAGACACCCCAACCTGGCCCCAATCCGGCGCGGACCCCCCCGCTCCCTAAACGGCCCGGCCCTGGCCTGCCGCCGCACGCGCGTCAGAGCGCTGTGCCAGGGCATTTTCTAGACTCCAGCCATGATCAGGTCCTTCGATTCAGGCAGACGGTGGAACCTCCAGAAAAGCACCGTGCTGGGCAGTCCTGAACTGCACGAGTTTCGCCCCGCCCCTCTACAGTCTCAGACCACTCCCCTTCAGTTCTGCCCCGAAAGCCTGAACCGCGCCCTGCTGGCCGAGGAAAACCGCCAGACCCTCAAGCTGGTAGGCCGCCTGCGCTGGGCCACCCAGACCGCAAAGAATTGAGCCGGACCCTGGCAACCTTTCCCCCCCCCGCCGCGTAACAGGCAGCAGAGGGGGACTTTCTTGTGGGCATCTATCTGATCTGTCTGATCGTGGGCGGCGTGCTGTTCGGGCTGTCGTTGCTGGGCGGGCATGATGTTGGTGGGCATGACCTTGCCGCAGATCATCCCGGCTCGGGCGACATCGCCTCGTGGTTCAGCCTGCGGGCACTGGTTAGCTTCGCCACGTTTTTTGGACTGGCGGGGGTGATGGGCGGGCTGATCGGGGCGTCCGTGACGGTGCAGTTCGTGATGGCGCTGGTCAGCGGACTGGCGGTGGGCGGCTTCACGGCGTATCTGTTCCGGCTGGCCCGCACGCGCGGCGAGGTCAGCGGCGGCACAGGACGGCTGGCGGGGCGCACGGGCGAGGTGCTGATCTCGCCCGCACCGGGGCGTCCGGGCCGGGTGGCCGTGACCATTTCCGGGCAGGTCACGCAACTGGCCGCCCACAGCGACGACGCCCTGCATCCCGGCGACGCGGTGATCGTGATCGGTCAGCAGGGCGGCGTGCTGGACGTGAAGCTGTGGGACGGGGCATAGGCGGCTGGACCCCGGCCCCATCTCCCCTTTGCGGCGTTACCCTGAAGCATGACCACAACCCAGTCCAGTTCCACCCCCGACACCACAGCCGAGCTATCCATGACCGAACTGCGCCGCCGTCTGGGCCAGGTTTCTGATCTGGGCGCGGCGGAGGCGCTGATGTCCTGGGAGCAGGAAACCAGCATGCCCGACGAGGCCGCCCGCGTGCGGGGCCTGCAACTGTCCACCCTGGCGGGCCTGACCCACGCGATGTTCACGGATGAAAAAACGGGTGAGCTGCTGGACGCCGCCGCGCCGCAGAACGACACTGATCAGGCCATCGTGCGCGTGGCGCGGCGTGATTTTGAGAAGGCCACCAAATTGCCCACTGAGTTCGTGGAGGAGCGGACCCGCGCCCAGAACGAGGCGCACCACGCCTGGATCGCGGCGCGGAAAGGCAGCGACTTCGCCACGTTCGCGCCGCACCTGACCCAGATGATGGAGCTGGCCCGCCGCGAGGCCGATCTGCGCGGTTACGACGAACACCCCTACGACGCGCTGCTGGACAACTACGAGCCAGGGATGCGGGCAGGGACGGTCAAGACCATCTTCGCGGACCTGCGGGACCGAACGCTACCGCTGCTCAGGCGCATCGCGGCGGCAAAGGACGCGGCGGATTACGGCGTGCTGACGCGGCCCTTTCCCGCCGAGGCGCAGAAAGCCTTCGCGTGGAAAATTGCGGGCGAGGCGTTCGGGCTGAACAGCTCCTTTGCCCGCCAGGACGAGAGCGCGCACCCCTTCATGACCAATTTCAGCCGCTCGGACCTGCGGATCACCACGCGGGTGGAACCGTACTGGCCCGCCTGCCTGTTCGGAACGTGGCACGAGACCGGGCATGCCATGTACGAGCGCGGCGTTTCCGGGCGCTGGGAGCGGACCCCGGTGTCGGGCGGCGCGAGCCTGGGCGTGCATGAAAGCCAGTCGCGGCTGTTCGAGAACCTGCTGGGCCGCAGCCTGCCGTTCTGGGAGCGCTACTTCCCACAGTTTCAGGCAGCCGCGCCGGAGGTCACCGCCGGGCTGGACGCGCAAACCCTCTACCGCACCGTCAACCGCGTCAACCCCAGCATGATCCGGGTGGAGGCCGACGAGGTGACGTACAACTTCCACATCATGCTGCGCTTTGAGCTGGAATTGGCGCTGCTGGAGGGAAACCTGAAGGTCTCGGAGCTGCCCGAGGCGTGGAATGCCAAGATGCAGGAGTACCTGGGCCTAACCCCGCCGAACGACGCGCAGGGCGTGTTGCAGGACGTGCATTGGTCCGCCGGGCTGATCGGCTATTTTCCCACCTACGCGCTGGGCAACCTGCTGAGCGTGCAATTGCTGGAGGCGGCGCAGGCGGACGCGGCGATTGCACAGGGCATTCAGAACGCCGAATACGCGCCGCTGCTGGCATGGCTGACCGAGCATGTCCACCAGTCCGGGCGCAGCCTGACGCCCACGCAGATCACCGAACAGGCCACCGGACGCCCGCTGAGCGCCGATCCATATGTGGCGTATCTGCACAGGAAGTACAGCGAGATTTACGGGCTGGACGGGGCGGAAAGCTAGACACAAGACAAGGGAACGGCCCGGAACTTAACGTCCGGGCCGTTTTCCCTCTTCCTTTCAAACTGCCTGTTTGCGCTCGGCCTGCGTGACCAGATAAGCGCGGGCCGCGCCCAGCCAGCTCTGGGCCAGCGCCGTGTTGGGGTGGCCGCGTTCGCGCAGGGCGTGGGTGCCCAGGCACAACTGGCGCTCCACGCGGCGCACGGCCAGCAGGCCGCCGTCATTTTCCACTTCGATCAGGGTGTTTAAAACGGTGGTGGGGTGAACGTACCCCACGCGGATGCTCTCGGCAATCGTGTCCAGTGCGCGCATAACTGTGGACTCCTTCCAGCCCGAGGGGCCGCGAGGGGAAGTGTTTGGGAAAATCGACTTTGGAGAAAACCTTCTGCTGATTACGACTATAGCAGATCGGCGGGCGGCTCTGCAAGAACTCTACCCCCGTATTCTGTATTGACCGTAGTGGGGAACGGTGTTACACTCCAACCAAGGCTGCCCGATTCTGCCCACAGGCAAACGCCCCCACTTGGGGCCATGCCCGCAGAAAAAGAGCAGTCCCAGGCGGCACGCCGAATCTGTTTTCCCGCGTTCAGTACGCGAAGTCCAGTCATATGGGCAGGGGCAGAGCCAGTGAGGCCAAGCCGCAGCCAAGGAGGTGACACATGAAATTGCACGAAAGACTCCGCGAACTCCGTAGCGAACGCGGGCTGCGGCTCAAAGACGTCGCCGAGACCGCCGGGATCAGCGTCCCGTACCTCAGCGATCTGGAACGTGGCCGCACCAACCCCAGCTTAGAAACCCTGCAAACCCTGGCGGCGTCCTACGCCATCACGGTTCATGATCTGCTGGAGGGCGTCGAATTTTACGGCGCGTCCACCGAGGGATCCATGCCCAAAGGACTGGCCGATCTGGTGGCCGATCCCACGCTGGGGCCGCAGATCACGCCCGACTGGGTGCAGACCCTGTCGCGCATCGAACTGCGTGGCAAGCGCCCGCGCGACAAGGGCGACTGGTACGAGATTTACCTGCACCTCAAGCGCATCCTGAATTAAGGTTGAGGGTGCAAGGAAAGAAGGCCGGAGACGTGGTTCTCTGGCCTTTCTTCTTTGAGTGCATGAAGATAACAGGGACCAGCGCGCAGAAGTATGCATGTTAGTATGCGTCTATGACATACGATACGACGCAGCGCATCACCGCCAGTTTGCCGCCACATCTTGCCACCTTCATCGACGATTATCAGCAACGCACCGGCACCAGCAAGAGCGAGATCATTGCGCTGGGACTGCGGGCCTTGCAGGAACAATTGCTGGCCCAGGAATACGCCGAATACGCCCGCTCTGGCGAGTTCGTTGATCTTGAGACGGGCGACGGGCTGGAAACGGGCGAGGGCGAGAAGCTGTGGCGTTAGAGCAGTTCTCCGAATTATGCCACCGGAATAAAAGACTTCCGGTGACTCCATTCTGCGTCCTACTCGACAAAAGTCACTCGCTCCGCTCAGTCGTAAAAATGGTCTTTTTATGACAACTGCTGTAGGGCTGATCCGGCGCGGCGACATTTTTCTGGTGGATTTCTCGCCAGCCCGCAGCAACGAGGCCGACTTTACCCGTCCTGCGGTGGTGGTCACGAACAACGCTTCCAACGCGCAGAATGTCGTGATTACGGTGGTGCCGCTGACCAGCAACACCGCGCGGGTATATAGCTTTCAACTGCTTCTGCCTAATGAACGCACTGATCTAGATGCCGACAGTAAAGCGCAGGTGGAGCAGCTTCGCAGTGTGGCCCTCAGCCGCGTATTGCGCCGTCTGGGCCACATTCCCGAAGATCTGATGCGCGAATTGGACAGCAGGATTCGGCTGCATCTGGGGCTGTAATTTTGCCCTTGCTCTAGTTTGGGCGGAGAGCGAAGTAGGAGCCTGGAGAGGAGTTGCACTGACTACCCCTCAACCCACCCGCACCCCACCCCTAGCCAGCAACAACGTCCCCGCACCCCACGCCCCCCCAATCAGCGCCAATCCAAAGGCCAGCGGCGGCTCGCTGAGGCTGGCGGCCACGGCGCTGAGGCCCAGCATCGCCCCCACCGCGTCGGGCACTGGCAGGCGCAGGCGGCGGGCCAGGGTGCGGCCCAGGTCATAGGCGCTGACGCTGAGGCCCACGGCCAGGATCACCACGGCCAGCGCGGCGGCCACCAGGGCAGGCCCCAGCAGCCCGGCCAGGGCCAGGGCCAGCGCGGGGCCACCCAGCGCAGTCAGCGCCAGCACGCCCAGCGCCAGCGTCCGCATGGGGGCGTGGCGCTGGCGGCGGGCCAGCGTGGGGGCCAGCCCCGCCACGAACAGCAGCAACAATGCGCCCCCGGTCAGCGTGACGAAAATCTGAGGCCACGCGGCACTGCCCAGCCACCTCAGCAGCGGCCTGAAGGCAGCGGCGGTGGCCATCCCGATGCCCTGTGGCGGGGCCGTTTCCAGCGCGGCCAGATCGCCGGGGGCGTGGCCCAGCAGCGCATTCACGCGCCCGCTGACCTGTGCCCCCGGCTCACGTCGCACGTCGCCCAGCAGCGTGACCACCTCACCGTTGACCCGCGCGCCCGCTTCCAGGCGGATATGCCCGCCCACCGCGATCACATTGCCGTCCACCGGCCCGCTGACCACGATGTTCTGCCCGAAACGCACGTCCCCATGAACGGCCACGCTGTACAGCGCGGGCAGGGTCAGCACCGCGCTGAGGGCAAAGGCCCCCGCCCCGAACCGTTGCATGACTGGGCCGGGCCGCCAACTGACCAGCGCACTGGTGAGCAACAGCAGCGCCAGCCCCACCCCGGCCAGCGGCGACACCTGGGCCAATAGGGTCCGCAACACCAGCGCCCCGGCGGCCAGATTGGGCCACACCGTGGTCACGGCCAGCAGGGTCAGCCCGGCCATCAATGCCACCACCAGCGCCAGCGGGGCCGGGTTGTGCCGGGGCTTGAGGGGAGCCAGGAAGCCGTTTGCGGCGGGTGAAATGGGGGCGAGGCTGGGGAGAGGTGCTAGGACGCTCTCCGCTTCCGGCTGGGCGATGCGGGCCACCACTGCCCCGGCCACCGAACGCGGCAGCACAGGCGCAGGCGTGCCCACCCGCCCGGCCCACGCGATGTCAGAGGCGACGGCGGCGGCCACGCTGGACGGAATGGGAGGCGTCATCAGTTGCCGCGCCGCCCGGATGTCGCCCACCACACCCGCCGCAAGACTGTAGGGAAGTGTTGGGATGGATTGGGCTTGCAGATGACGGGCAGCAGCGATGTCTGCTGTCACAGCGTCCGCCAACGAATGCGGCAGCTCTGGCTGAGATGCGCTTAGGCGTACGCTCCAAGCCACTTCTGCGGCCACATCCTGCGCGCAACTGGCAGGCAGACCGGGCGGTGGCAAAGCGCTCAGATAGGCGGTAGTCGCTGCCAGCCGCAGCCGCCAGCGCGCCACCTCTTCCTGATTGGGCAACGCGTGCAATGCCTCGGTTTCTTCGGGGGTCAGCTCACCCTCAGCCTCGCGGTGGAGCAACTCCAGCCAGTCGGACGGGTCAGCCATTGACCCCTCGCCCCGGTTGTGTCGCTCCATGCCCATATTGTTCCCCTACGATAGAGGATTCCCGAAAGTTCCCGGCGGCTGTCTAGGGTGACTGCATATCAGGGGGCCGGTGGGGCAGAGTAATCACCACTCTTGCCGCCCGTCTTGCTCAGCAACCGGATGCCCGTAATTTCCAGCGCCTTGCTGGCGGCTTTCAGCATGTCGTACACGTTCAGGGCGGCGACGCTGGCGGCGGTCAGGGCCTCCATCTCTACTCCCGTGGGGGCGGTAGTTCGGACGGTGGCCGTGATGTACACGCCCGCGTCTTCCAGCGTGACCTGCACGTCCGCGCCCGTTACAGGGATCGGGTGGCACAGCAGGATCAGGTCCGCCGTGCGCTTGCTGCCCGCCAGCCCCGCCAGCCGCGCCACGGTCAGCGGATCACCCTTGGGGTTGGTCCCGGCCTCCAGCGCCGCGCGGGCCTCTGCGGGCAGGCGCACCCAGGCTTCGGCGGTGGCGGTGCGGGTGGTGGCGGCCTTGTCGGTCACGTCCACCATGCGCGGCAGACCATCACGGAAGTGGGTCAACTCGGGAGTTGCAGGGTCCGCCATGCTCATTCCTCCGGCAGATTCAGGTCACGCAGTGCGGCGAACGGGGTCTGCTTGGCGTGGCTACTGCCCAGGGGAATGCCCAGATCATCGTCGATTTCCTCCACTGGAACTGCCGCCATATGCTCGCAGGGACCATCGTTCAGGTCATGACCGCAGACCTGGCACAGCCCCTTGCATTCGGGATCGTGGACCACGCTCAGGGGCGCGGACATCAGCGTCATCTCGGCCAGATAGCCGCTGAGATCCAGGGTGGAATCGCCAAAAACCAGCACTTCCTCGCCGGTTTCGGCTTCCTCCAGATACGGCGCGTCGGCAGACGGCTCGTAACGCATTAACGTGCCCAGCGTGAGTTCCAGCGGCACCTCTACCTCGCGCAGGCAGCGGGCGCAGTCCATCGTGATGGTGGGTTCAAAGCTGCCTTGCAGGTACATCTCGCTGCCGCTCAGCGAGTTGACGCTGATCTCGTAGGGCGCGGGTTCGGTGAAGGTCAGGGTCTGCGGTTTGCCGCCCTGCTCGTAGTTCAGGTGGTCAAGTTCGCCCTCGGCATGCGCGTCCTCGGAGGACCGCATCAGAGAACCCAGGTGAATCAGGGGAGAATCGCTCATCCTTTAATAATAGGGCGCGTGGGGTCCGGCAACCGCGTTCCACGCACGGTAGGACCGTAAGCAAAGCGGCCTACGAAACGGCGGGGGCAGGG comes from the Deinococcus sp. AJ005 genome and includes:
- a CDS encoding DUF177 domain-containing protein yields the protein MSDSPLIHLGSLMRSSEDAHAEGELDHLNYEQGGKPQTLTFTEPAPYEISVNSLSGSEMYLQGSFEPTITMDCARCLREVEVPLELTLGTLMRYEPSADAPYLEEAETGEEVLVFGDSTLDLSGYLAEMTLMSAPLSVVHDPECKGLCQVCGHDLNDGPCEHMAAVPVEEIDDDLGIPLGSSHAKQTPFAALRDLNLPEE